Part of the Eleginops maclovinus isolate JMC-PN-2008 ecotype Puerto Natales chromosome 3, JC_Emac_rtc_rv5, whole genome shotgun sequence genome is shown below.
CTCACTTTACTCTACAACCCCCAAACAAGATTGGCTAATTCTGTGTACCTCAGTATATAAACTGTTCTTGAAGAAGTCTGATTTAACTGCTTATCTGCTCCTTAAAGTACAGTTAGTTGTTATATAAATTCTTATATAATGACATATACTATAACTATATGCCATTGGCTGTACATTCAGAGTCCCTGAGCTACAGCACTAAATTCCACTGCTTCCCATCAAGCACTACTACTACAGTCTTAGTTTAAACTGAACTTCGTTAGCATAGTCTTTACCAGATTAAGTCAAATTATCTGGGAATCCCCCCAGCCCACGTCCACGCTTGTTTTCATTGTAATTAGCATTCATTTTCGCACCTACTTCGTCCCCAGCTGCTCAGAGGACATTTGTTTCCTACGCGTGTCTGGTGTCACATCACAGGAAACAAAACGTGTCTTAACACCTCCTGCGACCCTTTGAAGTTATGTCACAATCAGGAAACATTTGTCTGGTTGATTTTCccctgaaaaataaagaaaatgagcGAGAGAGAAATTGGTCGAATACCCGGTTACGCAGATAAATGTATCACTTGTCTGTTGAGCATTCCTGTGGTAGTCCAGCATTTATGTTAAATGgcgaaagaaaaaaaaaaacccgtcTTTTTTACTTGGTTAAACTGATGGGAGATCTTGACACAAATACAAATTTTAGAGGAGGTTTTATTGGTTCTTTAAGTTAACAAAGCGAACTGAAAATGCACTTTGATTCATTTCTGtgagtgttattattattttatggcCACGTTTTACTTGCTTGGTGTCACTGATCCGATGTAAGTCAGCGTGGGAGACACTTTCCACGCTTCTTCTCATGGGAAGAAAGAGGGCGCCCATTTGCACTTTTATTATCTGTTAGTATAAGTACATCATTAAATAAGTGTGTGGAGTTCTGCGAGCTTTTAGGTTCCCAGGCACACGCTTACACACGCTGGTCACTCAAATGCAAATTACGCAGTAACGTTGCCCTGTGATTTTACATCTTTCACACCTATAAATTGAGCTGATTTTAGCCGAGCTCTGCCTCAGTTTCAGTGAATAGCACTCATTTTGTAGTTATTTCACTATAATGTTTTATGCCTCTTTTCAGCTGACCTCTATTTGCTGTAACAATAACATGGTGTAGTGGTTTCTTGTGAACAAAGGTAACTGTTGCTTTCCATTAACAAAGACAATTTATGGCGCTACATTTACGCATTTTGACTCAATGATTACAATAAAAGGCAGCAGGAGTCCACTGCTGAGTTCAATTGTGACGTTTAGTGAGGATTACAGATTATATTGGTTTGTGCCCTTAATGGTcgtttttttattgtgttatttcaGTGATTTATCACAAGGATATTTTTAAGTTTAATCGAAATGTATATTCGTCTGTCTTTCTGAATGAAGGCACGTGTCAGACATATTGAAGCTGATAACGTCCCACCTCAGGAGCATCGTATATTGAGtttagaaaacacaaacatatttcttgattatttttgtctttttatgttgACGGGACAAACTACTGAGATGTTCTGTAATGTACAAacttatatatacatttttagaaattgTTGTAGCCTGTTACAGTTGTGTTGGTAAGGCATTCAGTGAGCTGTTTTTTTCAGCTGGCGCGTGTTCGAATAAGTGTGAAGTGGTCGCGTGTTGCTCTCGCTGCTTGCTGTGTGTTTCAAAAGGGTTTAATGAATGGCAAAGTTCACTAAATAACAAAGGCACATGGTTTGAGGCTCTACTTGAATAggcatttgttttacttacgATATAATAGCTTTATTGAATTAATTTGTACTTATTACTCCATGCTGAAAGTTACTGGACCTCAAATTAAGAGCAGCTTTACATTTCGAGCAAATTCAACAGTTAAATGTTGCTTTCAAATTACTGCATTATTATAAAAGATCTCTTATGTCTTATATAATATGAGTCACAATGGGAACTACTGAACGAGTGCTTCTACTTTCTATAATTTGGGTCCATTTTCTGATgtctttatacttctacttgagtattGTTTGGAATGCAGGTATTTTACCTGTAATGGAGTATATTTATCTTGTCGTTGTggtattttttcttaaattaagGATCGTGGTGCCATCGCTGCAATATTGCCTGCTATTGCAATGTGCTTGAAGACAAACATTATCTTGCTGTAGGGAGAGTTAGGCAAATGGGCACATGTGCCTCACACCAAGTCATAATAAATACGAATGTCCTTTTTTCCACAAGTCAACACTCAGACGCAAATGTTGGATAAGTGTGGCGGTGGGAAAATGTCCCCAAATCTTTCTCAAATGTTAACTTTATTACCTGTTAAAACTGATACCTCATTCGCAGAGTGTGCTGGAAGAGAGGTGACATTCAGTTTCCCACAAGCACACGGGACGATCTGAATAACTGTTAAAGTATCTGACAGGAGTCAAAAATGGTTTTGTCGTGTGTCGTAATCAATTACATTAATTGGAATATACGTAAAGTCTGTAGTTTACGCATACTGTGGTTGTCTCTTGAGCTCAATGGACAACATGTAATTTACTTGAAAATACATCAGTTCTTAGACGATACAACAACTGATGACACAAGGACatgattattttgtgtttactgtttgtgGTAGACTGTCCACACCGACACACTTTCAATAATTTTATAAATGGTGAGAAAAGCTCCTTTAGCTCCCTCTCATGGGAAACTTGGGCACGGTGCTGTATTCTTACTTTATTACGTGTGAGAATCGATACATCATAACAAAGCGTGCCTGGGGGAGAAGTGGCTTTCGGGTTCCCACGAGTTGCTTCTCAGAATGTGATCATCAAATGTACCATTTGGTTTTAATCGTATTATTTCACACGTATTTGTAGAGCCAGCCGTGCGTAAAAGGCACCTTTACGCACAATACGTAGACGCTATTTTCAGGCGACTTGGGgatgtttgcatatttttcaaacatattttgaatacaGTAAGATATATTTAACTTTGAACTgcaatatttgacattttttaatacacaACCAAGAATTAACTGTTACAGAAAGCAATGCATAAACGAGAGGATTTTACGCACGCCATCAAACATTTCCTGGTGAAGCTTTAGAGAATTTATGAGAACTTCAATCATTAGTGAGTCCTTAAAGAGCCCTTATCCAGAAAGTTTTCGATTACTCCCTATATTTTTGGATTTGTTTCTGACAGTATAGGCCTGGGGACATGTCTCGTTTGGCTGTCCATAATAAGGGCGTGAGAAGTCACCCACAGTCGTTTGTCTGGGCTTCACGCTGTTCTGGCGGATGCTTGTTGCCTTCACACATATATGTTAAATGTGTCACACGAGCTGGTAACACCTTACACATGCGCGTGGCGCTCACAGCGGGGTATAGCTGCACGTGCCTGTGAAGTGAGTCTGTGTGAAGAGTCTTTAGGCGCCTGTTCATTCTGCAGTCATTTTAAGAGacatatcaaaatgtattaacacaaataatacataaatgtttaaagtaGAACATaactaaaaacatttaacatattattttgatgttttaacaataatagCATAGCTTTTTCCACTGATATTTCCAGCTCATAACTTTTAATTGAACTGAAGCACACTGTCAAACTACAGCAAAAAGAGTCACAACAAAATTAGTCTTTCACTTTTAAAGGGGAATGTTTTTACAGACATTAACGACTTTGTAAAATGTAGTGTAGTGGCTTCGTTAAGGTGTAAAAAACTGGGGGGGAAATAGTCTGTGACCAAATATGGTGGGTGGAGCCTAAAGCCACGCCCACATATCATATGGCATAAAAGCTCGAGCTGTGGGTCAGTGGGCACATTCCGCTTTGACTGAAACATCGATCGAACTCCTGTAACCAGATCGTGGAATAACCTACCATCATGAAATTGATTCACGAATCAGAGGACGCGAAGTTCGACAGAAAGGTACTTAATCTTTCatgctttttaaagaaaaatgtaatctcCAAGCTCTATTTGTAAGTATTTTAACTATCAGTTGTATTTCATTCATTGATCAATTGTATCTGTTTTTTGCTTCTCAGAATCTCAAACCTCAGGTGGAAAGACGTCGAAGAGAGAGAATGAACCGCAGTCTGGAGAGCCTGAAGACACTTTTACTGCAACAACAGGTAAGACCCACAAACTGTCCGGaacacttttttctcttttttgggattaaatgcattttcaaagTGTCTGAGAGACTGTTTATTaacttggtttttttttttctttccaaggAAGCATCTCAGCGCAGAGTAGAGAAAGCTGAGATACTCGAGCACACGGTGCTGTTTCTCCAGAACACTGCTGAAAGAGAAAAGACGAGAGTTGGAGATGTTGCCGGAGGCCAGAAACACTCCTACCAGGACGGTTTCTCCGCCTGCCTACAGACAGCTTCTCGTTTCCTTGGACCTGATGGGAAAGGGCGTTGGCTTGGAGCAGCACTGGATGCATCTCTTGCTGCTCGCGTTTCCAGTTTAGACTCTGATTCTACAGGCGTCCCAAGAAGAACCGAAGTCTGCTGCTCGTCCAACTCTCTCAGAAACTCCTCGACGTCTATTCTTCGCATGCTGATACACAGGTCCGGGCACAGGATGCGCACAACTGCCCCCACTGTGCTCAGTTGTGTTCAGACCCTCGGAGAATCACATTGCTCTCCAACGACTCCCCATCAGCCCCGCAAAGTGGCGAGTCCAGCGAGCAAACAGAGCCCGTCTCAGAGCATCACAGCCAGCCAGTCACTGTGGAGGCCCTGGCCCTGATCCACAAGAAGTCACTCCAAAAACTGAACTTTAAATGACTCTAACAGGCCGgttaatatttataaaagaaCAAGTGTTGTTAATTCGACTTCTAAGGAAGTTTTCAGTGCAATGTATCCAACACGAAATCCTGCAATCTGTTATGTCTGGCaatatgtactgtacatgtattGTTATCACACCAAGTGCTGCTATAGTCTTTGAGGCTAATAACTGTGTCATATTGATAAGCGTTTTTGCaccttaatttattttatttgtcatttgcgaataaacaaaaaaaatcattaaacaaTGCGTATGTGTGAATTGATTTTGCTGGCACGTGCCCTGAGGAGCATAAGCATAAGTGTGGACTGATGCTGCCACACGTGACGGTGAAAGGCGCCATGCGGTGACGTTTCACACAATGTAATAAGTTCGATCCTCGAtcctttactttgaaaaaaactaATATGCATACACGTCGTCAAacattatgaaaatgaaatgcatacatGTAAGATAATAAAGCCTTCCATTCCATTAAAATTATATGTATATCTTAAAATTATagctaaaaacatttttcattaaaggtAAAGGAATTGACATATTGCGTAAAATGGGACATTCCCGTGCCTAATGTCATATTTCTAGCTTGAAAATACACAGTTAGTGCTCAAAATGTTTTGAACGTTTAAATAGAGGTTTAATTTAGAATATAAATCACTTTTCTGGCCGGAGTTGCTATTGACGGCGTAAAAATGGAGGTATTTTAGCATGCGTAAAgcagtttttagtttttcataCAACGAAGTTTTCATTCGGGTTCAAactcatttgcatttcaaacGTCAATGCGCGTGGGAACGTGGGAAGTGTCTCCTCTATGTGCAACCCTCTGCAGACATGTATCAGTTTTAACACGTAGTAAAGCTGTAAACGCAGTGCCGTTTCCTCTTTTCCCACGGGAAAGAGTTTGACGTCTCTTTATCTAAAACATTTGGTACAAAGGTCTGGTCCAATTACAGCCTTATATAATTTGCTGTTTAATCATTTTTAGGTCCCGTTTGTCTCTTGTTCTATATATTATCGaacttaatatatatatacatcacCACttagtatattttaaatgaaaaacgtgtaaacaaaaaatgaattaaaaaaacttttttccCTACGTACCAAATGTTTAACCCTAAGGTTATGTATGAATGTAtaagttatttcaaaaaatgAGTTGCTAATGTCAttcaaactgagaaaaacactTAGGCTGAGTAAGGGTTGGCTAAGGGTTAGATGATAACTGTATGATTAAAGTTAAATTACGTTCTGacaacaatttttttttaaatgtgcatggAAAGTCTTTATTGCATGCATCAGCATAGGTCTCACATTCTTGTGCAACCACGCCCATGATTCTTTTTGACTATCtttgcaataataaaaatacaacctGTTTGATGTAAAGACAATATGTACATATTACAACATTTGTCAGCAAGATTCCCAAGAAGTTGCATTCTCATTGATGTTCATTGCGTTTGACTGGTTTTCAtctcagaaatgtttttattacctATTTGACAGCTCTTGTAAcataatatttacaaaaaacaaagtcCTCCTCCctagtaaaaaatgtaataataataatttaaacaagGCCGAGTGAAAACTGGGGTGGTGATTTAAGTAAGAAGTGCTGCTGTGTATTAGTTTGACAGGAATGAAAAGTAATCGAACAAGCAAATCATTCAGACGATACCCAACAGTTGCATATTGGATAATAAAGTCATAAATTTACAAGAGTAAATAAAGGTTGGACTCCCTGCAGATTGCGGTCTCTTCCAGGTCTCCTTGATGGCACAAAATACACCAAATACCAAACTAAAACTCAGTGCCTCTTTGTCAATACTACTTCATTGTCATTATCTTCAATGCTTTTCTAAGGGGCTGAATGGAAAGGCAGCAGGATGTGTATCTGGGTTGTCTACAAGGCTGTTTGTGTGGAGTCAGCGTTGTTTAACCTCTCACCTCTGGATTTCTGCTCTGGATTTGTTGAACCTACCGCTGGTTGCTCTGCTCTTCTGGGATTGTCACCGTTTACGGGCGGGCGATCTGATTGGTTGGCAACATTTGTGGGTGGTGAAACAACAACTCTTTCTACGGGCTCATTGGCTGTTCTGTCTGTAACGATAATGTAATTGGGCTCTGGCTGGTGGCCACTGGAGCGACGCTGCAATGCATGCTGCGTGCAGGAAAAGGAACGTTGCCGAGGCGCAGGCTGGggtgacaggaagtgaggt
Proteins encoded:
- the her7 gene encoding hairy and enhancer of split related-7, with translation MKLIHESEDAKFDRKNLKPQVERRRRERMNRSLESLKTLLLQQQEASQRRVEKAEILEHTVLFLQNTAEREKTRVGDVAGGQKHSYQDGFSACLQTASRFLGPDGKGRWLGAALDASLAARVSSLDSDSTGVPRRTEVCCSSNSLRNSSTSILRMLIHRSGHRMRTTAPTVLSCVQTLGESHCSPTTPHQPRKVASPASKQSPSQSITASQSLWRPWP